A genomic stretch from Streptomyces venezuelae ATCC 10712 includes:
- a CDS encoding class I SAM-dependent DNA methyltransferase — MTTSELWTRATADRYDAEETEMSSAAVLGPTLDFLAEAAGEGPALEFAIGTGRVGVPLRERGVPVAGIELSEHMAAVLRRKVDEKTLPVVIGDMATTVVPGEFSLVYLVYNTITNLLTQDEQVECFRNAARHLRPGGRFVIELGVPPLRFLPPGQVAVPFDVSERHLGFDTFDLVEQILVSHHFTRDDDGHYRRDNSRHRYAWPAELDLMARIAGLQLERRVADWDGAPFTQDSVKHISVWRKPS, encoded by the coding sequence GTGACGACCAGTGAGTTGTGGACGCGTGCGACCGCCGACCGGTACGACGCCGAGGAGACCGAGATGTCCTCTGCCGCCGTTCTCGGTCCGACTCTCGACTTTCTCGCCGAGGCCGCCGGTGAGGGGCCGGCGCTGGAGTTCGCCATCGGAACGGGAAGAGTCGGCGTCCCGCTCCGGGAACGAGGTGTGCCGGTGGCGGGCATCGAGCTGTCCGAGCACATGGCCGCGGTTCTGCGGCGGAAGGTGGATGAGAAGACCCTTCCGGTTGTCATCGGGGACATGGCCACGACTGTCGTGCCCGGCGAGTTCTCCCTGGTCTACCTCGTCTACAACACCATCACGAACCTGCTCACGCAGGACGAGCAGGTCGAGTGCTTCCGCAATGCCGCACGTCATCTGCGGCCCGGTGGGCGGTTCGTCATCGAGCTGGGGGTGCCTCCCCTGCGGTTCCTGCCGCCCGGCCAGGTCGCGGTGCCGTTCGACGTCTCCGAGCGGCATCTCGGTTTCGACACCTTCGACCTGGTCGAACAGATTCTCGTCTCGCACCACTTCACCCGCGACGACGACGGGCATTACCGTCGCGACAATTCACGGCACCGGTACGCCTGGCCGGCCGAGCTCGACCTGATGGCGCGGATCGCGGGGCTTCAGCTGGAGCGTCGGGTTGCGGACTGGGACGGTGCTCCGTTCACTCAGGATTCGGTCAAGCACATCTCTGTGTGGCGTAAACCGAGCTGA
- a CDS encoding HD domain-containing protein — translation MDLPSPDEIRAMHQKYAPSGELFDRVFTHCEIVWKVAERIISLADCRVDPELVRAGCLLHDIGVYRLYDAEGRIDGQSYIRHGLLGHEILKSEGLPEELCRFCSCHTGVGLTKEDVLVQGLPLPPADYVAITPEERLVMYADKFHSKTTPPTFVSPETYQKYVTRFGPHKAETFKALRTQFGPPELQSLATAYGHELT, via the coding sequence ATGGATCTCCCCTCACCGGACGAAATCCGCGCGATGCACCAGAAGTACGCACCCAGTGGCGAACTCTTCGACCGCGTCTTCACACACTGCGAGATCGTGTGGAAAGTAGCGGAACGAATCATCTCCCTCGCGGACTGCCGAGTCGACCCAGAACTGGTGCGTGCCGGATGCCTCCTGCACGACATCGGCGTGTACCGCCTGTACGACGCCGAGGGACGAATCGACGGGCAGAGCTACATCCGCCACGGCCTGCTGGGCCACGAGATCCTGAAATCCGAGGGGTTGCCTGAGGAACTGTGCCGGTTCTGTTCGTGCCACACGGGGGTCGGCCTGACCAAGGAGGACGTCCTGGTCCAGGGACTCCCGCTGCCGCCGGCCGACTACGTGGCCATCACGCCGGAAGAGCGCCTGGTGATGTACGCGGACAAATTCCACAGCAAGACCACACCACCGACGTTCGTCTCCCCGGAGACCTACCAGAAGTACGTAACCCGCTTCGGCCCCCACAAGGCGGAGACGTTCAAAGCCTTGCGCACCCAGTTCGGCCCCCCGGAACTGCAAAGCCTGGCCACCGCATACGGCCACGAACTCACATAA
- a CDS encoding TetR/AcrR family transcriptional regulator, which produces MARAGLTAERVTIAGAELADEVGLDQVTMSQVARRLGVKDASLYTHVRGLEDLRGRIALLAADEKTIRIAEATSGRAGKDALVAFANAWREYAHEHPGRYMATQTAIRIDPELAATAAGPRRAVDLTYGVLRGYELTEPDLTDAVRLLRSTFHGFVALEAAGGFAHERSPQQSWVRALDALHTLLEHWPPSREGNSA; this is translated from the coding sequence ATGGCACGGGCAGGGCTGACGGCGGAGCGCGTGACGATCGCGGGCGCCGAACTGGCGGACGAGGTCGGGCTCGATCAGGTGACCATGTCTCAGGTGGCGCGGCGACTCGGGGTGAAAGACGCGAGCCTCTACACGCACGTCCGGGGCCTGGAAGACCTGCGGGGACGGATCGCGTTGCTGGCAGCGGACGAGAAGACAATCCGTATCGCTGAGGCGACCTCCGGGCGGGCCGGCAAGGACGCATTGGTCGCGTTCGCCAACGCCTGGCGGGAGTACGCCCACGAGCATCCGGGCCGCTACATGGCGACGCAGACCGCGATCCGGATCGACCCCGAGCTGGCCGCGACGGCCGCCGGACCGCGGCGCGCGGTCGACCTCACCTACGGCGTCCTGCGCGGCTACGAGCTGACCGAACCCGACCTGACCGACGCGGTCCGGCTGCTGCGCAGCACGTTCCACGGCTTCGTCGCCTTGGAGGCCGCGGGCGGGTTCGCTCACGAGCGTTCGCCGCAGCAGTCCTGGGTCCGCGCCCTCGACGCCCTGCACACCCTCCTGGAGCACTGGCCCCCGTCCCGAGAAGGAAACTCCGCATGA
- a CDS encoding alpha/beta fold hydrolase, which produces MTDPTIGNLRVNGATLHYAVRGQGPLLLLIPGGAGGAASFDGIADDLAAEYTVATYDPRGMSGSTLDDPGAEQNVAEHADDALRILELLSPDEPAKVFGSSSGGITALHLLTAHPERIERLVAHEPPVVEVLPDAPEHRALIARVQETLRGQGLMPAMAEFAAGLKRGGDTGGDTGSDTTSDPKPEISLPPQAAARAERTMANLPYFLERIVPSFMSYTPDIDRLEELSNRLVLACGQDSHGELPYRPAAFLAERLNTGLLHFPGGHTGLTTHPAEFAKLLRKALQA; this is translated from the coding sequence ATGACCGACCCGACCATCGGCAACCTGCGCGTGAACGGCGCGACCCTGCACTACGCGGTACGCGGCCAGGGCCCGCTCCTGCTGCTGATCCCGGGAGGGGCGGGCGGCGCGGCGTCGTTCGACGGAATCGCCGACGACCTGGCCGCCGAGTACACCGTCGCGACGTACGACCCCCGCGGCATGTCCGGAAGCACGCTGGACGACCCCGGCGCCGAGCAGAACGTGGCCGAACACGCCGACGACGCCCTGCGCATCCTGGAACTCCTGTCGCCGGATGAGCCGGCCAAGGTGTTCGGCTCCAGTTCGGGCGGGATCACCGCCCTGCACCTCCTGACCGCCCATCCCGAACGCATCGAACGCCTCGTGGCGCACGAACCGCCGGTAGTGGAGGTGCTCCCGGACGCCCCCGAACACCGCGCGCTCATCGCGCGCGTCCAGGAGACGCTCCGCGGTCAGGGCCTCATGCCGGCGATGGCGGAGTTCGCGGCGGGCTTGAAGAGGGGCGGTGACACGGGCGGTGACACGGGCAGCGACACCACCTCCGACCCGAAGCCCGAGATCAGCCTGCCACCGCAAGCGGCGGCACGTGCCGAACGAACCATGGCCAACCTGCCGTACTTCCTCGAGCGGATCGTGCCCAGCTTCATGTCCTACACCCCGGACATCGACCGCCTGGAGGAACTGTCGAACCGGCTGGTGCTCGCCTGCGGCCAAGACTCACACGGCGAGCTGCCCTACCGCCCGGCCGCTTTCCTGGCCGAGCGCCTGAACACGGGACTCCTGCACTTCCCCGGCGGACACACCGGCCTGACCACGCACCCCGCCGAGTTCGCCAAGCTCCTCAGGAAGGCACTGCAAGCCTGA